TGCCTGGACCTTCGACGCCCGGCGCCGGCAGTACTACCTGCACAACTTCCTGCCCAGCCAGCCGGACCTCAACTTCCACCACCCCGAGGTGCGCCAGGCCCATCTCGACAACCTGCGCTTCTGGCTGGAGCTCGGCGTCGACGGCTTCCGCTTCGACGTGGTCAACTACTACTTCCACGACCCGGCCCTCACCGACAACCCGCCGATGCCCCGCGAACGGGTCCAGCTCGGCAATCCCCAGAGCTATCAGTTCCAGCGCCACAACATCGAGCAGCCCGAGAACCTCGCCTACCTCGAGCGCATCCGCGCGCTGCTCGACGAATACCCCGGCGCCACCACGGTGGGCGAGATCGCCGGCAACGACCAGTTGCCGACCATGGCCGCCTATACCGCCGGCGACAGCCGCCTGCACATGGCCTACACCTTCGACCTGCTGGACAGCACCGGGGATGCCACCGAACTCTACGGCGTGCTGGCGCGCTTTGGCGAGCTGGGTGAGGACCCCTGGCCGTGCTGGGCGCTGTCCAATCATGACGTGGTGCGCAGTGCCACCAGCTGGGGCGAGGAGCGCGCCCTGCTGGCGCTGACCGTGCTCTGCTCGCTGCGCGGCAGCCTGTGCCTCTATCAGGGGGAGGAGTTGGGCCTGCCCGAGGCCGAGCTGGCCTATGAGGACCTGCAGGACCCCTTCGGCATCAACCTGTGGCCGGAGGTCAAGGGCCGCGACGGTTGCCGCACGCCGATGGTCTGGGACACGACCGCCAACGGCGGCTTCTGTCCCGAGGGCGTCGCGCCCTGGCTGCCGGTCGACGCGCGGCATCTGCCGCTGGCGGTGACACGCCAGGAGGCCGACCCCGACAGCCTGCTGGCCCGGGTGCGCGAGTTGCTCCGGCTGCGGGGGGCGAGCGAGGTGCTGCGCCAGGGCGACCAGCAATTGATCGCCCCCGGCGAGCTGCCCGAGGACGTCTTCGGCGTGATCCGCAGCCTCGGCGAACGGCGTCTGCTGTGCCTGGCCCACCTGGGCCGCGGCGAGGCGCCGGCGGCGATCGCCCCCGATGCCCTGGTGAGCGGTATCCAGGGCTGGCACAGCCTTGCGCTGCCGGGCATGCCGGCACCGAGCATGGAAGGCCGTGGCCTGACCCTGGCGCCGGGCACCGCCACCTGGCTGGAGCTGCGCTGAGCCTTGTTCACCTGGGAGGACACTGATCCCACCCCAATCGGCGTCCTCCTCTCCGAGACCACAACCATAACCCTGGAGCCCCCTGGAATGCCTCGTACCGTCCATCCCTCGCCTAGTCCCGCCGCTCGCGTGCTGAAGGGGGGCGCCGGCGCCCTGCTGCTCGGCGGCGCGGCCCTGGCCACTCCCCAGGCACTGGCTACCGAGATATCGATCGCCTGCGGCGCCGGCGATTCCTCCGACTACTGTCCGGCGCTCGCCGAGCAGTGGGCCGAGAAGACCGGCAATACGGTCAAGGTCATCTCCACGCCCAACGACGCCACCGAGAAGCTATCGCTCTACCAGCAGCTACTGGGCAGCCAGTCGAGCGACATCGACGTGATGCTGATCGATATCGTCTGGCCGGGTCTGCTCGACGACCACCTGGTGGACCTCGCCGAGCACCTGCCCGAGGACGCCACCGAGGGCTTCTTCCCGGCGCTGGTCGACAACAACACCATCGACGGTCGCCTGGTGGCCATGCCCTGGTACACCGATGCCGGCGTGCTCTACTACCGCAAGGACCTGCTCGAGAAATACGGCCATGAGGTGCCCGCGACCTGGCAGCAGCTGACCGAGATCGCCGAGGACATCCAGGACGCCGAGCGCGAGGCCGGCAACGACGACTTCTGGGGCTTCAGCTTCCAGGGCCGCGCCTACGAGGGGCTGACCTGCAACGCCCTGGAGTGGGTGGCCAGCCATGGCGGCGGCACCCTCGTCGATGATCAAGGCGAGGTGACCATCGACAATCCCCGCGCCGCCGACGCGCTGGATCTGGCCGCCTCCTGGATCGGCACCATCTCGCCGGAAGGCGCGCTGAACCACACCGAGGAAGAGACCCGCGGAATCTTCCAGTCCGGCAACGCGCTGTTCCTGCGCAACTGGCCCTATGTGTGGTCGCTGGCCAACGGCGAGGGCAGCGAAGTCGCCGGCAAAGTCGGCATGGCGCCGCTGCCTCATGGTCCGGAGGGCGAGTCCAAGGCCACCCTGGGCGGCTGGAACGTCGCCGTGTCGCGCTACTCCGAACATCCCGAGCTGGCCGCCGACCTGGCCGCCTACATCACCGCCAAGCCGCAACAGAAGGCCCACGCCGTCAAGATGGGACGCAACCCGACCATCGAATCGCTCTACCAGGACGAGGAAGTGCTGGCCAGCAATCCGTCGATGAACGATCTCTACGAGACCCTGACCAATGGCGTGCCGCGTCCCGCCTCGGTGACCGGCGATGCCTATGCACGGGTCTCCAACGCCTTCTTCAACCACACCCACCAGGTGCTCTCCGGCGATCTCGACGGGGCCAGTGCCGTCCAGCAGCTGGGCCGCGAACTCGAGCGACTCGGCCGTCGCGGCTGGTAAGCCACCGCCTGTCCACCATGATGGTTCAACGAGGGGGGCCGCCCGGCCCCTCTGTCAAGGAGCGAGCATGACCCCGTCTTCCCCGCGCCACGACGACCGCCACGACTGGTGGCGTGGCGCCACCCTCTACCAGATCTACCCGCGCAGCTTCATGGACGCGAGCGGCGACGGCATCGGTGATCTGGTTGGCATCACCGAGAAGCTCGACCACGTGGCAAGCCTGGGTGTCGATGCCGTGTGGCTGTCACCGATCTGCACCTCGCCGATGGACGACTTCGGTTACGACGTCAGTGACTATCGCGACGTCGATCCCATGTTCGGCACCCTCGACGACTTCCGTGCCCTGATCGAGCGCGCCCACGAACTGGGCCTCAGGGTGATCATCGACCAGGTACTGTCGCACAGCTCCGACCGCCATCCCTGGTTCGCCGAGAGCCGCCGCGGCCGGTCCAATGCCAAGGCCGACTGGTACGTGTGGGCCGACCCCAGGCCCGACGGCTCGGCCCCCAACAACTGGCTGGCGGCCTTCGGCGGGCCGGCCTGGACCTTCGATTCGCGGCGCTGCCAGTACTACCTGCATAACTTCCTGCCCAGCCAGCCGGATCTCAACTTCCACCACCCCGAGGTGCGCGAGGCGCAGCTCGACAACCTGCGCTTCTGGCTGGAGCTCGGCGTCGACGGCTTCCGCTTCGACACCGCCAACTTCTACTTCCACGACCGGTCGCTCGCCGACAATCCGCCCTCGCCTGACTGGTATCGGCGGCGCGGTCACCCGCGCAGCTACCAGCTGCTCACCCACAATACCGACCAGCCCGAGAACCTGGCCTATCTCGAGCGCATCCGTGCCCTGCTCGACGAGTACCCGGGGTCCACCAGCGTAGGCGAGATCGGTGGCAGCAATCCCCTGCCGACCATGGCCGCCTACACACAAGGTGAGTCGCGATTGCATATGGCCTACACCTTCGACCTGCTGGACTCAACCGGAGAAGCCGCCGCGCTGTACCGGGTCCTGTCTCGCTTCGCCGAGTTCGGTGACGACGCCTGGCCGTGCTGGGCGCTGTCCAACCACGATGTGGTGCGCAGTGCCACCAGCTGGGGCGAGGAGCGCGCCCTGCTGGCGCTGACCGTGCTCTGCTCGCTGCGTGGCAGCCTGTGCCTCTACCAGGGCGAGGAGCTCGGCCTGCCCGAGGCCGAACTGGCCTATGCGGACCTGCAGGACCCGTTCGGCATCAACCTGTGGCCGGAGGTCAAGGGCCGCGACGGCTGTCGCACGCCGATGGTCTGGAATGAGACCACCAACGGCGGCTTCTGTCCCGCGGACGTCACGCCCTGGCTGCCGGTCGACGCGCGGCATCTGCCGCTGGCGGTGGAACGCCAGGAGGCCGACCCCGACAGCCTGCTGAATCGGGTCCGCCGACTGCTGAAGCTGCGCGCAATTAACGACACCCTGCGCCAAGGCGAACAGCAAGTGATCGCCCCCAGCGAACTGCCCGAGGACGTCTTCGGCGTGATCCGCCGCCGCGGCGAGCGGCGCCTGCTGTGCCTGGCCCACCTCGGCCGGGGCGAGACGCCGGCCGGGATCGCCCCCGATGCCCTGGCGACCGGCATCGAGGGATGGCATAGCCTGGAACTGCCGGGCATGCCGACCCCCGATATGGAGGGCCGCGGCCTGACGCTGGTGCCGGGCAGTGCCGCCTGGCTGGAACTGCGCTGAGTCCAGGGGGCAAGGATAGCGTCCTCGACCACTCGAGGCGTCCTTGCCCCAGGGCAATCGCAGTTGAGTGGCGAGGGGCGCAGGGGACAGGTCGTAGAGGGGGTCCTGCGCCAAGGATGGCGTCGGTAGCGCCCAGGGAGGGGGTCACAGCGCCCCCTCGTAGACCTGTCGACCGATCAGCCCCGAGCGGCAACGCTCTAACTGCGATAGCCCTGGTCCTTGCCCAGGCCGGCTAGGCACTGCGGCCATTCACGGCTATGATAGAAGGCTAACTAAATCGATACAGAGTCGTCCCCCATCCCCGAGAGCCGAGTCATCACGTGTCTTCGCCACGCCGCATCACCCTGAAGGATCTGGCCCAGCACCTCGGTGTCTCCACGGCCAGCGTCTCCAACGCCTTCAACCGGCCCAACCAGCTGTCACCGAAACTGCGCGAGCACATCCTCAGCGAGGCCAGGCGGCTCGGCTATCGCGGCCCCGACGCCAAGGCCCGCAGCCTGAGGACCGGCCGCTCGCGTATCATCGCCGTGGTGCTCGCCGAGAGCCTGACCTACAGCATCAACGACGCCGTGGCCAGCGAACTGCTCTCCGGCATCGCCGAGGTGCTCGATAGCCATGGCCATACCCTGCTGCTGCTCTCCGGCCGCCAGCATGCCTCCCAAGTACCTGGCTCGGCGAGCATCGCCGACGGCTTCATCGCCTACGGCCTGATGCCGCCGAGCCTGATGGTTTCGGCCGACCTGCCCGCCCAGCGCCCGCTGGTGGCCGTCGACTTCAGCCCCGAGGGCTACCCGGCGGTACATATCGACAACGAACCGGCCAGCCATATGATCGCCCGATATGCCCTGCGCACCCCGCCGCGCCGGCCGGCGATCGTCAGCCTGCGGCTCACCGCCGAGCCCTGCAACGGCCGCGTCACCCAGGCGCATACCCAGCTTCCCCCCGAGCAGACCATCACCCGCTCGCGGCTGGCCGGCTTCCATCGGGCCCTCGAGGAGCAGGGTTTCACTCCCGCGGACGTGCCCGTGTGGAACATCGAGGAGAACACCCATGAGGTCTGCGCCCCGGTGATCGAGGAGATCCTCGACCTGCCCGACGAGGAACGCCCCGACCTGCTGCTGTGCATGTCGGATCGCATCGCCCTGACCGCGGTGACCCTGGCCGAGCAGCGTGGCCTGCGCGTGCCTGAGGACCTGCGTATCACCGGCTTCGACGGCATCGCCGAGGGCCAGTACCGGGCCCCACGGTTGACCACCGTGCGCCAGGACAGCGTCGAGAAGGGCCGGATCGCCGCGCGCATGGTCCTCGGGCTGGACCCCGCCGAACCCAGGCTGCTGCAGACTGCACTGATGATCGGCGACTCCTGTCCCTGAGGCCGGCATCCGTCCTGGGTTGACGATGCCCCTGAGCGGCCTTGTCAACCGATGACGGGAACCGGCCCCTGGACCGACAGACTGCTCATGGTGTCATGGGTGTGTCCTGCGCCAGGGCCGCCAAGGTGGTCTGCAGCGTTGTCCTCAGGGCCGCCAGGGTCTCCTCGGCACCGCCCAGCCGCCCGGCCCGGGCCGCCTGCTCGAGGCGCGTCGCCAGCCCGGCGACCTTGACGGCACCGAGACTGGCGGACTCCCCCTTGAGCTGGTGGGCCAGGCGCGCGCCTCCCGCCGCATCGCCCTCGCCCACGGCAGCCTCCAGCGCCGCGAGGTGCTCCTCCGCCTGATCGCGGTAGCGCTGCACCAGGGCATCGACCCCGGCACGCCCCAGGCTGTCGTGGAGGTCCGCCATGACCTCGGGGTCCACCAGCTGGTCGGCCCCGACCATGGCCCCGCGTCGCGCCAGTGCAGTCCGTGCCTGACTCGGCTGACGCTGCCGAAGATGGCGCTGCAACACGTTCAGCAGGGCATCCTGCATCAGTGGCTTGACCAGGTAGCCGTTCATCCCCGAGGCCAGGCAGCGGGCCTGGTCGCCCCCCGGACCGCCCGCGGTCATGGCGACCACCGGCACCTCCGCCAGCCAGCCGCCCCGTGCACGCAGCCGGCGCGTCACTTCGAGGCCATCCATGTCGGGCATCTGTACATCCATGAAGATCAGCTCGAAACGCTCCCGAGTGGCCGCGGCCAGGGCCTCGGTCCCGGAGCTCGCCAGGCTGACCCGGCACCCCAGCTTGGCGAGCATGGCCTGCGCCACCTGCTGATTCACGGGATTGTCCTCGACCACCAGCAACCTGGCCCCGGCCAGCGGCTGGGCGGGACCCTCGCCATGCGCCCAGAGAGCCACTTCCGACGCCGGTGCGGCCTCGACCAGGGGGAGGCGGAACCAGCAACGGCTGCCCTCGCCCGGCCGGCTCTCGACGCCGATTTCCCCCCCCAGCGCCTCCACCAACCGCTTGCTGATGGCCAGCCCCAGGCCGGTGCCACCGAAGCGCCGCGCCGTCGAGGGGTCGCCCTGATGGAAGGGCTCGAAGAGCAGCGCCTGCTGCTCGGCCGGAATGCCGCAGCCCGTATCGACGACCGCAATGCACAGCGCCTCCTGCCCCACCCGATCGACCTCGACGTGCACCGCGCCATGTTCGGTGAACTTGATGGCATTGGACAGCAGGTTGAGCAGCACCTGGCGCAGGCGCCCGGGATCGCTGACCACGCGCTCGGGCAGTGACGGGGACAGCTGCGCCGTCAACGACAGGCCACGGGCCTCGGCATGGGGCGTGAACAGCGATACCGCGCCGTTCACCAGCTCGCGGAGCGACAGCGGCCGGTGTTCCAGGTCGAGACGGCCGGCCTCGATCTTGGAGAAGTCCAGGATGTCGTTGATCAGCTCGAGCAGGCGCTGGGCACTCTCGTGAATGGTATCGGCGTAGTGGCGGGCCCGATCCGGCAGGGACTGATCCACCAGCAGATCGCTCATGCCGATCACGCCGTTGAGCGGCGTGCGGATCTCGTGGCTGACGGTGGCCAGGAACTCCGACTTGGCCTGGCTCGCCGACTCGGCGCGCCGCGCCGCGACCTCGAGCTCCCCGCTGAGCGTCTCCAGGGTGCGCCTCGCGGCGGCGTTGTCCCGGGCTTCCCGGAACAGGAAGGTCACCACCATCATCGCCGCCACGCTCATGGCCAGGATCAGCACCAGCAACAGGCCATAGAGCCACTGCAGTCGCTCGCGCTCGCGGGTCGAGGCCTCGGCCATGTGCCCGTTGACGCTGATGATGAGCCGCTCGGAGGGAGTGCTGAGCTGGCCCAGTCGCTCGATCAGGGCCTGCCGTGCCCCGGCCTCCAGGCTGTCGAGGCGCTTGATCCTGGTATCCAGCGCCTGGAGATGGGTCTCGATCTGGTCGATCAGGTCCGCGGTGCGGGGAATCGCCTCGACCAGCTCGGCGACCTCGCCGCCGCGCAGCAGTGCCAGCCGGCTGTAGAGCAGCTCGAAGCGCAGGCGGACCTCCTCCAGCGTCGCCGGGTCATCCTCGCTCAGGGCCAGGAAGCTGCGCAGCTCCACGGTGTCCCGATCGAGCTTGTAGGCGTGCCAGACGGTATCCTCCCCGACACGCCAGATCAGGCTGTCCTGCCGCCAGGCCACCAGCCCCACCACCAGCAGGGCGCCGGCGAACAACAGCAGGGCGGCGATGGCACCGAACTTCAGGCGCAGGGGGTATTGCAGCACCGAGCTCCTCCTTGATGATCGGCCGAGCCGGCGTCAGTAGACCTCGATGCGGTTGACCTGCCAGACCGAACGGAAGCGAATGGCTTCCGTCACCAGTTCGGGGTGGGCGTCGAAGGGATACAGCACGAACAGCGGGCCGAAGTCCCGGATGGGCATGGGCGTGCCGTTGCGCTGCATCGCCAGGATGACGTCATAGCGCTCGAAGTCGCTGACCGGGATCATCGCCTCGAACCCGTTCAGGGCAATCACGCGCACCCGACGCCCCTCGGCTCCCGCCGCATGGAGAACCGCCTCGGCCAGCGGCCCCTCGAAGCGGTTGCTCTCCGGGTGCCAGGGCGTGCTGGTGACGATGGTACGGGCGGGCAGCGCCTCGAGCATGGTCCGATCGAAGCGTGCCTCGTCACCGACATTGGTACGGCTGATATCCCCGCCCACGGTCAGCATGACCGGGCCGTCGGGCTCCGGCAGAGCGGCGGCTTCGTCGGCCGCCTGAGCAGACGGCATCGCCAGGCTGGTCAGCAGCAGCCCGCCGACGAGGTTGAGGAGGATGTGGGGACGCATGGCAGGGCTCCCGGTGGCCGGTCGTGTCGGCGCCTAAGGGTACGCGATTCGTGTCATGAGGTCAGGTCGGTCTGGCCCGAAAATGCAACGGGGACGCAGCGCGCCCCCGCAACCTCGACAGCGGCATCGCTCGGCTCAGCCGGTGACTTCCTCGACCGGCTCGATGCGTACCAGGTCCTCGTAGGCATGCCAGCTGGCATGACCGAGGACCGGCAGGATCAGGGCCAGGCCAATATAGAAGGTCGCCACCCCGACCAGCACACAGCCCGTGAGAATGGCGGCCCACAGCAGCATGGGGCGGAAGTTCTTGGCCACCGACCGGATACTCGCCTCGATCCCCTCCATGAAGGTCAGGTCCTGATCCATCAGGGTCGGAATCGCCACCACGCTGATGGTGAAGGCGCCGAAGGCCAGCACCGCCCCGATGGCCGTGCCCACCAGCAACATGCCCAGTCCCTGGGGCGTGGTCAGCAGCGTCAGGTAGAGAGACTCCGGATCGGGCGCACCGAGCCCGAAGAACAGGGCGAACAGCAGGGTCGCCAGGCGGATCCAGGCGAGGAAGAAGATCATCATCATCACGCCCATCATCGCCAGCTGGCCGGCATGGCCCTTCCAGCCACCGAAGGCATCGCCCAGGGTGGGATCGCGTCCGGCCTCCAGGGCCCGGCTGATGCCATAGGAGCCCACCGCCACCAGGGGGCCGATGAACATGAAGCCGGCGATCAGCGGCAGCAACCAGTGCCACAGGCCCAGGGTGAAGGCACCGGCCGTGATGGCGATGCTCAACCCGACCCAGAACATGCCGTAGGCCAGGCTGACCGCCGTGGCGCGGCGAAAGTCCTCGAAGCCGGCCGCCAGCCAGGCTCGTGGCTTGTCCATGCCCACGGGGCGGATGGTGATCTTGACGTTGTGTGGCGCCTTGTCACGGCTTTTCGTGGCTGCTGCACTCATGGAGTCACCCCAGTTGCCGCCGATGGAGTCCCGGTGCTGCCGGGTCAGTCAGAGGTCGTATTCGGCCATCGGGCCCAATACGCGTTTCGTCCCTTAACACCTGGTTAATGTAGACGACGCCCTGCCATTCCGCCGATGTCGACACCGCCGTCCCCTCAACGCTGCACGGACCTAAACGCGAACGCCCCCGACGGGGCGGGGGCGTTCGCGTCGGCCGGGACCGCGAGACGCTCAGCGCACGATCATCACCGATATCTTGCTGTGGTGCACCACGTGCTCGGCATTGGGGCCCAGCACGTAGTCGGCGAACTTGCGCTTGTTGTGGGACGCCATGACGATCAGGTCGACCTCGAGCTTCTTGGCCGCCTTGATGATCGCCTCCCAGGGCGAACCGTCGACGATCACGCTCTGGACGGTGATGTCCTCCGGGACATTCTTCTGGATGAACTCG
The Halomonas sp. M4R1S46 DNA segment above includes these coding regions:
- a CDS encoding LacI family DNA-binding transcriptional regulator; this translates as MSSPRRITLKDLAQHLGVSTASVSNAFNRPNQLSPKLREHILSEARRLGYRGPDAKARSLRTGRSRIIAVVLAESLTYSINDAVASELLSGIAEVLDSHGHTLLLLSGRQHASQVPGSASIADGFIAYGLMPPSLMVSADLPAQRPLVAVDFSPEGYPAVHIDNEPASHMIARYALRTPPRRPAIVSLRLTAEPCNGRVTQAHTQLPPEQTITRSRLAGFHRALEEQGFTPADVPVWNIEENTHEVCAPVIEEILDLPDEERPDLLLCMSDRIALTAVTLAEQRGLRVPEDLRITGFDGIAEGQYRAPRLTTVRQDSVEKGRIAARMVLGLDPAEPRLLQTALMIGDSCP
- a CDS encoding ATP-binding protein produces the protein MLQYPLRLKFGAIAALLLFAGALLVVGLVAWRQDSLIWRVGEDTVWHAYKLDRDTVELRSFLALSEDDPATLEEVRLRFELLYSRLALLRGGEVAELVEAIPRTADLIDQIETHLQALDTRIKRLDSLEAGARQALIERLGQLSTPSERLIISVNGHMAEASTRERERLQWLYGLLLVLILAMSVAAMMVVTFLFREARDNAAARRTLETLSGELEVAARRAESASQAKSEFLATVSHEIRTPLNGVIGMSDLLVDQSLPDRARHYADTIHESAQRLLELINDILDFSKIEAGRLDLEHRPLSLRELVNGAVSLFTPHAEARGLSLTAQLSPSLPERVVSDPGRLRQVLLNLLSNAIKFTEHGAVHVEVDRVGQEALCIAVVDTGCGIPAEQQALLFEPFHQGDPSTARRFGGTGLGLAISKRLVEALGGEIGVESRPGEGSRCWFRLPLVEAAPASEVALWAHGEGPAQPLAGARLLVVEDNPVNQQVAQAMLAKLGCRVSLASSGTEALAAATRERFELIFMDVQMPDMDGLEVTRRLRARGGWLAEVPVVAMTAGGPGGDQARCLASGMNGYLVKPLMQDALLNVLQRHLRQRQPSQARTALARRGAMVGADQLVDPEVMADLHDSLGRAGVDALVQRYRDQAEEHLAALEAAVGEGDAAGGARLAHQLKGESASLGAVKVAGLATRLEQAARAGRLGGAEETLAALRTTLQTTLAALAQDTPMTP
- a CDS encoding oxidoreductase, which produces MRPHILLNLVGGLLLTSLAMPSAQAADEAAALPEPDGPVMLTVGGDISRTNVGDEARFDRTMLEALPARTIVTSTPWHPESNRFEGPLAEAVLHAAGAEGRRVRVIALNGFEAMIPVSDFERYDVILAMQRNGTPMPIRDFGPLFVLYPFDAHPELVTEAIRFRSVWQVNRIEVY
- a CDS encoding ABC transporter substrate-binding protein, which translates into the protein MPRTVHPSPSPAARVLKGGAGALLLGGAALATPQALATEISIACGAGDSSDYCPALAEQWAEKTGNTVKVISTPNDATEKLSLYQQLLGSQSSDIDVMLIDIVWPGLLDDHLVDLAEHLPEDATEGFFPALVDNNTIDGRLVAMPWYTDAGVLYYRKDLLEKYGHEVPATWQQLTEIAEDIQDAEREAGNDDFWGFSFQGRAYEGLTCNALEWVASHGGGTLVDDQGEVTIDNPRAADALDLAASWIGTISPEGALNHTEEETRGIFQSGNALFLRNWPYVWSLANGEGSEVAGKVGMAPLPHGPEGESKATLGGWNVAVSRYSEHPELAADLAAYITAKPQQKAHAVKMGRNPTIESLYQDEEVLASNPSMNDLYETLTNGVPRPASVTGDAYARVSNAFFNHTHQVLSGDLDGASAVQQLGRELERLGRRGW
- a CDS encoding DUF2189 domain-containing protein, producing MSAAATKSRDKAPHNVKITIRPVGMDKPRAWLAAGFEDFRRATAVSLAYGMFWVGLSIAITAGAFTLGLWHWLLPLIAGFMFIGPLVAVGSYGISRALEAGRDPTLGDAFGGWKGHAGQLAMMGVMMMIFFLAWIRLATLLFALFFGLGAPDPESLYLTLLTTPQGLGMLLVGTAIGAVLAFGAFTISVVAIPTLMDQDLTFMEGIEASIRSVAKNFRPMLLWAAILTGCVLVGVATFYIGLALILPVLGHASWHAYEDLVRIEPVEEVTG
- a CDS encoding alpha-amylase family glycosyl hydrolase, with translation MTPSSPRHDDRHDWWRGATLYQIYPRSFMDASGDGIGDLVGITEKLDHVASLGVDAVWLSPICTSPMDDFGYDVSDYRDVDPMFGTLDDFRALIERAHELGLRVIIDQVLSHSSDRHPWFAESRRGRSNAKADWYVWADPRPDGSAPNNWLAAFGGPAWTFDSRRCQYYLHNFLPSQPDLNFHHPEVREAQLDNLRFWLELGVDGFRFDTANFYFHDRSLADNPPSPDWYRRRGHPRSYQLLTHNTDQPENLAYLERIRALLDEYPGSTSVGEIGGSNPLPTMAAYTQGESRLHMAYTFDLLDSTGEAAALYRVLSRFAEFGDDAWPCWALSNHDVVRSATSWGEERALLALTVLCSLRGSLCLYQGEELGLPEAELAYADLQDPFGINLWPEVKGRDGCRTPMVWNETTNGGFCPADVTPWLPVDARHLPLAVERQEADPDSLLNRVRRLLKLRAINDTLRQGEQQVIAPSELPEDVFGVIRRRGERRLLCLAHLGRGETPAGIAPDALATGIEGWHSLELPGMPTPDMEGRGLTLVPGSAAWLELR
- a CDS encoding alpha-amylase family glycosyl hydrolase; translated protein: MTLSQLRQDTRHDWWRGATIYQIYPRSFLDANGDGIGDLPGITSRLEHVASLNVDAIWLSPFFTSPMDDFGYDIADYRDVDPMFGTLDDFRALVDRAHELGLRVIIDQVLSHSSDRHAWFQESRQDRTNPKADWYVWADPRPDGTPPNNWMAAFSGRAWTFDARRRQYYLHNFLPSQPDLNFHHPEVRQAHLDNLRFWLELGVDGFRFDVVNYYFHDPALTDNPPMPRERVQLGNPQSYQFQRHNIEQPENLAYLERIRALLDEYPGATTVGEIAGNDQLPTMAAYTAGDSRLHMAYTFDLLDSTGDATELYGVLARFGELGEDPWPCWALSNHDVVRSATSWGEERALLALTVLCSLRGSLCLYQGEELGLPEAELAYEDLQDPFGINLWPEVKGRDGCRTPMVWDTTANGGFCPEGVAPWLPVDARHLPLAVTRQEADPDSLLARVRELLRLRGASEVLRQGDQQLIAPGELPEDVFGVIRSLGERRLLCLAHLGRGEAPAAIAPDALVSGIQGWHSLALPGMPAPSMEGRGLTLAPGTATWLELR
- a CDS encoding universal stress protein, whose amino-acid sequence is MYSKILLPVDLNEEASWSKALPTALTLCRSFGASLHVVTVLPDYQMPLVGAYFPEDFAAKAHEAVTKAQHEFIQKNVPEDITVQSVIVDGSPWEAIIKAAKKLEVDLIVMASHNKRKFADYVLGPNAEHVVHHSKISVMIVR